From the genome of Amycolatopsis sp. NBC_01488, one region includes:
- a CDS encoding AAA family ATPase encodes MTEPGYAEGGNGQQPATPARDAQLLERTVFEVKRIIVGQDRLVERMLVGLLAKGHLLLEGVPGVAKTLAVETFARVVGGSFSRVQFTPDLVPADILGTRIYRQGAERFDVELGPVVANFVLADEINRAPAKVQSAMLEVMAERHVSIGGQTFPMPDPFLVLATQNPIENEGVYPLPEAQRDRFLFKIVVEYPTAEEEREIIYRMGVTPPTPHEVLSPAELVRLQGVASQVFVHHALVDYVVRLVLTTRTPNEHGLADVAGWVSYGASPRASLGIIAAARALALVRGRDYVLPQDVVDVVPDVLRHRLVLSYDALADGVPIDHIITRVLQTVPLPQVSARPQGGTGQGGPVPAGAPVR; translated from the coding sequence GTGACCGAGCCCGGCTACGCCGAGGGCGGGAACGGGCAGCAGCCCGCGACGCCGGCCCGGGACGCCCAGTTGCTGGAGCGGACCGTGTTCGAGGTCAAGCGGATCATCGTCGGCCAGGACCGCCTGGTCGAGCGGATGCTGGTCGGCCTGCTGGCCAAGGGCCACCTGCTGCTCGAAGGCGTGCCCGGCGTGGCGAAGACCCTCGCCGTCGAGACGTTCGCGCGGGTCGTCGGCGGCTCGTTCTCCCGCGTCCAGTTCACGCCCGACCTGGTGCCCGCCGACATCCTCGGCACCCGGATCTACCGCCAGGGCGCCGAGCGGTTCGACGTCGAGCTCGGCCCGGTCGTGGCGAACTTCGTGCTCGCCGACGAGATCAACCGCGCGCCCGCCAAGGTGCAGTCGGCGATGCTCGAGGTGATGGCCGAGCGGCACGTGTCGATCGGCGGGCAGACGTTCCCGATGCCCGACCCGTTCCTCGTGCTGGCCACCCAGAACCCGATCGAGAACGAGGGCGTCTACCCGCTGCCGGAGGCGCAGCGCGACCGCTTCCTGTTCAAGATCGTCGTCGAGTACCCGACCGCCGAGGAAGAGCGCGAGATCATCTACCGGATGGGCGTCACCCCGCCCACCCCGCACGAGGTGCTCAGCCCGGCCGAGCTGGTCCGGCTGCAGGGCGTCGCGTCGCAGGTGTTCGTGCACCACGCCCTCGTGGACTACGTCGTGCGGCTGGTGCTGACCACCCGCACGCCGAACGAGCACGGCCTCGCCGACGTCGCCGGCTGGGTGTCCTACGGCGCCTCGCCGCGCGCGAGCCTCGGCATCATCGCCGCCGCGCGGGCGCTGGCCCTGGTCCGCGGCCGCGACTACGTGCTGCCGCAGGACGTCGTCGACGTCGTGCCGGACGTGCTGCGCCACCGGCTCGTGCTGTCCTACGACGCGCTCGCCGACGGCGTGCCCATCGACCACATCATCACGCGCGTGCTGCAGACCGTGCCGTTGCCGCAGGTCTCCGCCCGGCCGCAGGGCGGGACCGGCCAGGGCGGCCCGGTCCCGGCGGGCGCGCCGGTCAGGTAG